The following coding sequences lie in one Treponema sp. OMZ 790 genomic window:
- a CDS encoding TIGR00282 family metallophosphoesterase, with protein sequence MKQFIRIFMGGDVCGNLGLETLQKHLPFIIEKEKIDFCVVNGENTAHGVGIKDDQTEAFFNAGVDVITGGNHTLERFEIRMNFGKDKRVLRPHNFPLAQGSGLVIVEKNGIRYSVINLQGRENMRPIDCPFQSVDSLFCSQSENNLSETINIIDFHAESTMEKEALAFYVDGRVSVFAGTHTHTQTADERILPNGTAYITDLGMIGAKESVIGGSPFTAITRTKSQVPQRVEVLEDGVAIFCGLIAEIDTETKKAVSVKRIQISS encoded by the coding sequence ATGAAACAATTTATAAGAATTTTTATGGGCGGAGATGTTTGCGGAAACTTAGGCCTTGAAACCCTGCAAAAACATTTGCCCTTTATAATAGAAAAAGAAAAAATAGATTTTTGCGTGGTAAACGGAGAAAACACGGCCCACGGTGTAGGAATAAAAGACGATCAGACTGAAGCTTTTTTTAATGCAGGCGTCGATGTTATAACCGGAGGAAATCATACTTTGGAAAGATTCGAAATCCGTATGAACTTCGGTAAGGATAAAAGAGTTTTACGGCCGCATAATTTTCCTCTCGCACAAGGTTCGGGACTCGTCATTGTCGAAAAAAACGGAATAAGGTACAGCGTAATAAATCTTCAAGGGAGAGAAAACATGAGACCTATTGACTGTCCTTTCCAATCCGTTGATTCTCTTTTTTGTTCTCAAAGTGAAAATAACTTATCCGAAACAATTAACATCATAGATTTCCATGCAGAATCTACAATGGAAAAAGAAGCTCTCGCTTTTTATGTTGACGGACGAGTCTCGGTATTTGCAGGAACCCATACACATACCCAAACGGCAGATGAAAGGATTTTGCCGAACGGTACGGCTTATATTACCGACCTCGGAATGATAGGAGCAAAAGAATCCGTAATCGGAGGCAGCCCTTTTACCGCTATTACAAGAACAAAGAGTCAGGTTCCGCAGCGGGTCGAAGTCCTTGAAGACGGGGTTGCAATATTTTGCGGTTTAATTGCAGAAATAGATACCGAAACAAAAAAGGCCGTTTCAGTAAAAAGAATTCAGATCAGTTCCTAA
- a CDS encoding TatD family hydrolase, with protein MYTDAHVHILDTIEESASQNIENSISKTFDEEIFFCASANEAARFEVQKKLCRENSEHFILSFGIHPQCPIENEIPYLEKLINSKKIAAIGECGFDLFDEHYRSILDEQKKVWKIQLDFALKSGLPIIVHCRKGMHLIFDDVKTLKKINAVIFHGWAGSANEARSLLKKGVNAYFCIGKGLLRGQKAQIETAANLEKKRILTETDAPYMSLKEEKFSLPADIKRVFSMLAEIRAESAGFLNYDEQNHKNYTEELKDSIFENFKKAYSIDFKSNVNVKGN; from the coding sequence ATGTATACTGATGCCCATGTTCATATCTTAGACACAATAGAAGAATCGGCTTCTCAAAATATCGAAAATTCAATTTCAAAGACATTTGATGAAGAAATCTTTTTTTGTGCATCGGCAAATGAAGCAGCTCGTTTTGAGGTTCAAAAAAAATTATGCAGGGAGAATTCCGAGCATTTTATCCTTTCGTTCGGCATACATCCTCAATGCCCGATAGAAAATGAAATTCCCTATTTAGAAAAACTTATAAACTCAAAAAAAATAGCGGCTATCGGCGAATGCGGGTTTGATCTTTTTGACGAGCACTACCGAAGCATATTGGATGAGCAAAAAAAAGTATGGAAGATACAGCTAGATTTTGCTTTAAAATCGGGACTTCCCATAATAGTTCATTGCAGAAAAGGGATGCATCTCATCTTCGATGATGTAAAGACTCTAAAAAAAATAAATGCGGTTATCTTTCACGGATGGGCAGGCTCTGCAAACGAAGCAAGGTCGCTTTTAAAAAAAGGCGTAAATGCATATTTTTGTATCGGCAAGGGCCTGCTCCGCGGACAAAAAGCTCAAATTGAAACGGCCGCAAATTTAGAAAAGAAAAGAATTTTAACGGAAACGGATGCCCCATATATGAGTTTAAAAGAAGAAAAATTTTCACTCCCTGCAGATATAAAAAGAGTGTTTTCTATGCTTGCAGAAATACGGGCTGAATCGGCCGGGTTTTTAAACTATGATGAGCAAAATCACAAAAATTATACGGAAGAATTAAAGGATTCCATCTTTGAAAATTTTAAAAAAGCATACAGTATCGATTTTAAAAGTAATGTCAACGTTAAAGGTAATTGA
- the dinB gene encoding DNA polymerase IV, with product MSKGKTFFHVDIDAFFASVEQLDNPEYRGKPVIVGGQSERGVVSTCSYEARKFGVHSAMPILQAKKLCPNGIFLRGRMGRYHEKSKEVMSIFKDFTPEIKQISVDEAFLNMTGMEKIFGEPRDSALLLKKTIKEKTGLTVSVGCARTKYIAKIASGRSKPDGLFIVPLGQEIDFMKSLPLEDIWGIGGKTRERLVAAGLSTVPQIFNSSEHLLQTILGNAGGSFLYQAVRGELYDVFTDDVKSHSISTERTFEHDLFSHIEINDVLFYLASELMYRIFDEKIKGKTVSVKIRYNDFKTVSVQSTGSVVNDTQDLFERAKELFYKKFDNKTPIRLLGLCIMNVESDIPEAQSELFYSEKNIKKRKVEETMYALTKKEGKNILKPARLLQKNKEGLE from the coding sequence ATGTCCAAGGGTAAAACTTTTTTTCATGTCGATATAGATGCTTTTTTTGCTTCTGTTGAACAATTGGATAATCCTGAATATCGAGGTAAACCCGTAATTGTCGGCGGTCAATCCGAGCGCGGAGTTGTATCAACCTGTTCTTATGAAGCCAGAAAATTTGGCGTACATTCTGCGATGCCGATTTTGCAGGCTAAAAAACTTTGTCCGAACGGTATATTTTTAAGAGGCAGAATGGGCCGCTACCATGAAAAATCGAAAGAGGTTATGTCTATCTTTAAAGATTTTACCCCCGAAATAAAACAAATTTCAGTTGACGAAGCTTTTTTGAATATGACGGGAATGGAAAAAATATTCGGTGAACCAAGAGACTCGGCTCTCTTATTAAAAAAAACTATAAAAGAAAAAACCGGTTTAACCGTTTCGGTCGGCTGTGCCCGCACTAAATATATTGCAAAGATTGCTTCGGGCCGCTCAAAACCGGACGGTCTTTTTATTGTTCCTTTAGGGCAAGAGATCGATTTTATGAAAAGTCTCCCTTTAGAAGATATTTGGGGAATTGGCGGAAAAACGCGGGAAAGACTTGTTGCTGCCGGATTAAGTACTGTTCCGCAAATCTTTAACTCAAGCGAACATCTTTTACAAACTATTTTGGGAAATGCCGGCGGTAGTTTTTTATATCAAGCTGTAAGGGGAGAGCTTTACGATGTTTTTACTGATGATGTAAAGTCGCATTCCATAAGTACTGAAAGAACATTTGAGCATGACTTATTTTCTCATATAGAGATAAATGATGTTCTTTTTTATCTTGCATCCGAGCTTATGTACAGGATATTCGACGAAAAAATAAAGGGGAAAACCGTTTCGGTCAAAATACGATATAATGATTTTAAAACAGTTTCCGTTCAGAGCACCGGCTCCGTTGTAAATGATACACAGGATTTATTTGAAAGAGCAAAAGAGCTTTTTTATAAAAAATTCGATAATAAAACTCCGATAAGACTGCTGGGGCTTTGTATTATGAATGTTGAATCCGATATTCCGGAAGCTCAAAGCGAATTATTTTACAGTGAAAAAAATATAAAAAAAAGAAAAGTAGAAGAAACTATGTACGCTCTGACCAAAAAAGAGGGTAAAAATATTTTAAAACCTGCGCGCCTTTTACAAAAAAATAAGGAAGGCCTTGAATGA
- the efp gene encoding elongation factor P, which yields MIRGGDIAKGTVLLNKGTPYLVVEREFVNPGKGAAFARVKMKNLRDGSVLMQTIKTADTVEDAVVDTHKCQYQYKDGDLFMFMDTESFESISVPADTIGDKEHYLREGDEYDILIWENEPIDVRIPTKMIFIVEQSENYIKGDTVSGATKPIVTETGLVVRVPLFIKQGEKILVNTETNEYQERVNN from the coding sequence ATGATTAGAGGCGGAGATATAGCTAAGGGCACGGTTTTGCTCAATAAGGGTACTCCCTATTTGGTTGTTGAACGGGAATTTGTAAACCCCGGAAAGGGAGCGGCCTTTGCCCGTGTTAAAATGAAGAATTTAAGAGACGGCTCTGTTTTAATGCAGACTATCAAAACAGCAGATACCGTTGAAGATGCCGTGGTCGATACACATAAGTGTCAGTATCAGTACAAGGACGGCGACTTATTTATGTTTATGGACACCGAAAGTTTTGAATCAATTTCGGTTCCTGCCGATACAATAGGCGATAAGGAGCACTATCTGAGAGAAGGAGACGAATACGATATTCTTATCTGGGAGAATGAGCCTATCGACGTAAGAATTCCTACAAAGATGATTTTTATTGTAGAACAAAGCGAAAATTACATAAAAGGCGATACCGTTTCGGGAGCAACAAAGCCCATAGTTACCGAAACAGGGCTTGTAGTACGCGTTCCCTTGTTTATTAAACAAGGAGAAAAAATATTGGTAAATACTGAAACAAACGAATATCAGGAAAGAGTCAATAACTAA
- the argS gene encoding arginine--tRNA ligase yields the protein MEDIKTTWQKIIADALNGIAPENCDKILPENINIETPPNPEMGDVAFPLFAFAKSFKTAPAKIASDVCASLLENETIKKYGTPKALGPYLNVFLAKGDVASNVLDKVLSQKENYGKTSSLSGKRIMIEFSSPNTNKPLHLGHLRNDALGESISRILKFCGADVFKVNIINDRGVHICKSMIAYQKFGEGKTPESENIKSDRFVGDMYVAFHKYSEQNPEKAEAEAKQMLLDWEAGKNKELIELWKMMNGWAIGGIQETYKRTGISFDKLYYESETYLKGKDQILKGLEQGVFYKEEDGSVWVDLAPIKLDKKVLLRSDGTSLYMTQDIGTAISRHKDWPFNQMIYVVGNEQEYHFQVLFYVLKQLGFEWARDLYHLSYGMVNLPEGKMKSREGTVVDADDLINSLQDEALKKIEENGREKEVGNPASAAEKIAVGALHYFLLQVSPKKDMLFNPKESLSFTGNTGPYLQYMGARISSILRKAETEEGKEKLKNGKLDASLLTHESEWALLKTLEDFPEQVERSALKKDPTALTSYLYELSKAFSRFYRDCPILSGENADLSYTRMELARATKIVLQNAMNLVLIPFMEVM from the coding sequence ATGGAAGACATTAAAACTACATGGCAAAAAATCATTGCCGATGCCTTAAACGGGATTGCTCCCGAAAATTGCGATAAGATTTTACCCGAAAATATAAATATAGAAACTCCTCCCAACCCTGAGATGGGGGATGTGGCCTTTCCTCTTTTTGCCTTTGCAAAGAGCTTTAAAACTGCTCCGGCTAAGATTGCTTCAGATGTCTGTGCCAGTCTTTTGGAAAATGAGACAATAAAAAAATACGGAACACCTAAGGCTCTCGGCCCATATTTAAACGTCTTTCTTGCCAAGGGAGACGTGGCCTCGAATGTTTTGGACAAGGTGCTAAGTCAAAAAGAAAACTACGGGAAAACTTCTTCTCTTTCAGGCAAGAGAATTATGATTGAGTTTTCAAGTCCGAACACAAATAAGCCTCTCCACTTAGGGCACCTCCGTAACGATGCTCTGGGTGAAAGTATTTCGCGTATTTTAAAATTTTGCGGGGCAGATGTTTTTAAGGTAAACATTATAAACGATCGGGGTGTTCATATCTGTAAGTCCATGATAGCCTATCAAAAGTTCGGCGAAGGAAAAACTCCCGAAAGCGAAAATATAAAATCAGACCGCTTTGTCGGCGATATGTATGTTGCCTTCCATAAATACAGTGAACAAAATCCCGAAAAGGCCGAGGCCGAGGCAAAGCAGATGCTTTTGGATTGGGAGGCCGGAAAGAATAAGGAGCTCATCGAGCTTTGGAAAATGATGAACGGCTGGGCTATAGGCGGCATTCAAGAAACCTATAAAAGAACCGGCATCTCCTTCGATAAACTTTATTATGAAAGCGAAACTTATTTAAAAGGAAAGGATCAGATTTTAAAAGGTTTGGAGCAGGGTGTTTTTTATAAGGAAGAAGACGGCTCCGTTTGGGTTGACCTTGCTCCCATCAAGCTCGACAAAAAAGTATTGCTGAGGAGCGACGGCACTTCTCTTTACATGACACAGGATATAGGAACTGCAATTTCCCGCCACAAGGATTGGCCCTTTAACCAAATGATCTATGTTGTAGGAAACGAGCAGGAGTATCATTTTCAAGTTCTTTTCTATGTTTTAAAACAACTCGGTTTTGAATGGGCTCGCGACCTATACCATCTTTCTTACGGAATGGTAAACTTACCTGAGGGAAAGATGAAAAGCCGCGAGGGCACGGTAGTGGATGCCGATGACCTTATCAATTCTCTTCAAGATGAGGCTCTAAAAAAAATCGAAGAAAACGGAAGAGAAAAGGAAGTGGGGAACCCCGCCTCTGCTGCCGAAAAAATTGCAGTAGGCGCTCTGCATTATTTTCTTTTACAGGTAAGTCCCAAAAAAGACATGCTCTTTAATCCTAAGGAATCTCTTTCTTTTACCGGAAACACAGGCCCCTATCTTCAATACATGGGAGCCCGAATTTCTTCCATTTTAAGAAAGGCAGAAACTGAAGAGGGCAAAGAAAAACTAAAGAACGGAAAACTAGATGCTTCCCTTTTAACTCACGAATCCGAATGGGCTCTTTTAAAAACATTGGAGGATTTTCCCGAACAGGTTGAACGCTCTGCCTTAAAAAAGGATCCGACGGCTCTTACTTCCTATCTTTACGAACTTTCAAAAGCCTTCAGCCGCTTCTATCGTGATTGCCCGATTCTTTCGGGAGAGAACGCAGACCTTTCTTATACAAGAATGGAATTGGCAAGGGCAACCAAGATAGTGCTTCAAAACGCAATGAACCTCGTGCTAATTCCCTTTATGGAAGTAATGTAG